A DNA window from Buttiauxella agrestis contains the following coding sequences:
- a CDS encoding formate hydrogenlyase complex iron-sulfur subunit: MFNFIKKAIKGGVATESYPLQPIAVDPNFRGKPEHNPQQCIGCAACVNACPSNALTVETDLVAGQLAWTFNLGRCIFCARCEEVCPTAAIKLSQQYELAVWNKADFLQQARFDLCNCRQCHKPFAVQKEIDYAIALLEHNGDKLAEAHRTSFETCPECKRQQSLVSSDQIDLSRQIREVRS; this comes from the coding sequence ATGTTTAACTTCATCAAGAAAGCCATTAAAGGCGGCGTGGCCACCGAGTCGTACCCGCTTCAACCGATCGCCGTGGATCCGAATTTTCGTGGCAAACCGGAGCACAACCCGCAGCAATGCATCGGTTGTGCGGCATGCGTTAATGCGTGCCCATCCAACGCGCTGACGGTGGAAACCGATCTGGTGGCGGGGCAACTGGCGTGGACCTTCAACCTGGGGCGCTGCATTTTCTGCGCGCGCTGCGAAGAAGTCTGCCCAACGGCGGCCATTAAGCTTTCTCAGCAATACGAATTGGCCGTGTGGAACAAAGCCGATTTCCTGCAACAGGCGCGTTTTGACCTGTGCAATTGCCGTCAGTGCCACAAACCTTTTGCGGTACAAAAAGAGATTGATTACGCCATTGCGCTGCTTGAGCACAACGGCGACAAACTTGCCGAAGCGCACCGCACCTCGTTTGAAACCTGTCCGGAATGCAAACGCCAGCAAAGCCTGGTGTCTTCCGACCAAATCGACCTTAGCCGCCAGATAAGAGAGGTGCGCTCATGA
- a CDS encoding NADH-quinone oxidoreductase subunit B family protein encodes MSMLLGPRDDNGMPVPMTVDESIAAMKTSLLKKIKRSAYVYRVDCGGCNGCEIEIFATLSPLFDAERFGIKVVPSPRHADILLFTGAVTRAMRSPALRAWESAPDPKICISYGACGNSGGIFHDLYCVWGGTDKIVPVDVYIPGCPPTPAATLYGFAMALGLLEQKIHAREASEMDAQPAQILHPDMVQPLRVRIDREARRLAGYRYGRQIADSYMENLTAGGGSVQQWLAHENDPRLTEIVSNLEALVKQERV; translated from the coding sequence ATGAGTATGTTACTCGGCCCACGCGACGACAACGGCATGCCAGTGCCGATGACGGTGGATGAATCCATCGCCGCGATGAAAACGTCGTTGCTGAAAAAGATTAAACGTTCCGCCTATGTTTATCGTGTTGACTGCGGTGGCTGTAACGGTTGCGAAATCGAAATTTTCGCCACCCTTTCACCGCTTTTCGATGCAGAACGCTTCGGTATCAAAGTGGTTCCGTCGCCACGTCATGCGGATATTTTACTGTTTACCGGCGCTGTGACTCGCGCCATGCGTTCCCCCGCGCTGCGCGCATGGGAATCAGCGCCGGACCCAAAAATTTGTATTTCCTACGGCGCATGCGGCAACAGCGGCGGCATCTTCCACGACCTGTATTGCGTCTGGGGCGGCACCGATAAAATCGTTCCGGTCGATGTGTACATTCCTGGCTGCCCGCCAACGCCTGCGGCAACGCTGTACGGTTTTGCGATGGCGCTGGGTCTGCTGGAGCAGAAAATCCATGCCCGTGAAGCCAGCGAAATGGATGCTCAACCGGCGCAGATTCTGCACCCGGATATGGTTCAGCCATTGCGTGTGCGAATTGATCGCGAAGCGCGTCGCCTGGCGGGTTATCGCTATGGCCGCCAGATTGCCGACAGCTACATGGAAAACCTGACCGCCGGTGGCGGCAGTGTTCAGCAATGGCTGGCACACGAGAACGATCCGCGTCTGACGGAGATCGTTAGCAATCTGGAAGCACTGGTGAAGCAGGAGCGCGTGTAA
- a CDS encoding helix-turn-helix domain-containing protein, which yields MKPVCLDALKTKMLSDDESVQAYHEADRELALIQALYEMRERAGLTKTELANKLGTNSSGISRLEKNPLSASVKMLERYAAACGARISLDIHYV from the coding sequence GTGAAACCCGTCTGTCTTGATGCACTGAAAACGAAAATGCTCAGTGATGATGAATCTGTGCAGGCTTACCATGAAGCGGATAGGGAACTCGCGCTCATTCAGGCGTTATACGAGATGCGTGAACGCGCCGGGCTGACGAAAACAGAGCTGGCAAATAAGCTTGGAACAAACTCGTCAGGTATTAGCCGTCTTGAGAAAAATCCGCTTAGTGCCAGTGTCAAAATGCTTGAACGCTATGCCGCGGCCTGTGGGGCAAGGATTTCACTGGATATTCATTACGTCTGA
- the fdhF gene encoding formate dehydrogenase subunit alpha — MKKITSVCPYCGAGCKLKLVVEKNKIIRAEAADGVTNQNELCLKGYYGWDFLNDTKLLTPRLTQPMIRYEKGGKLQPVSWEEAISYTAKRLKAIKEQYGPRSIMTTGSSRGTGNETNYVMQKFARGVLHTNNVDCCARVCHGPSVAGLQVTLGNGAMSNSIGDIENSKCLLVFGYNCADSHPIVARRVIKAKENGAKIIVCDPRRIETARIADQHLQLKNGCNMALVNAFGYVLLEENLYDTQYVAKFAEGLDAYREVVKGYAPEDVEHLTGVPAHQVRQAMRTFAAAPSATIMWGMGVTQFGQAVDVVKGLSSLALLTGNLGRENVGVGPVRGQNNVQGACDMGVLPNQFPGYQDVVDPQVRAKFAKAWGINVDDMDDKVGVRITEVPHMAIHGEMKAYYIMGEDPLQTEADLGLVRKGFEALDFVVVQDIFMTKTAEVADVILPATSWGEHGGVFTCADRGFQRFEKAIEPKYNVKRDWEIISLLATEMGYPMHYDNNQQIWDELRELCPLFYGVTWEKMGDMGHVQWPCPTLDHPGTPYLYKDSKFDTPTGKGQLFAAEWRAPAEVPDAEYPLVLCTVREVGHYSCRSMTGNCAALQTLADEPGFVQINPTDAELLNIKDKQLVWVSSRRGKVISRAEVNERINLGSVYMTYQWWIGACNELTQDNLDPISKTPETKFCAVNVSQIADQQWAENYAQTTYSDMKARLRQAVEV; from the coding sequence ATGAAAAAAATTACCAGCGTCTGCCCTTATTGTGGCGCAGGCTGCAAACTGAAACTGGTTGTTGAGAAGAACAAAATTATCCGTGCTGAAGCGGCTGATGGCGTGACTAACCAAAATGAACTCTGCCTGAAAGGTTACTACGGCTGGGATTTTCTCAATGACACTAAGCTGCTCACACCGCGTCTGACGCAGCCGATGATTCGTTACGAAAAAGGCGGAAAACTTCAGCCAGTAAGCTGGGAAGAAGCCATTAGCTATACCGCGAAACGCCTGAAAGCGATTAAAGAACAATATGGCCCGCGCTCAATTATGACCACGGGTTCTTCGCGCGGTACGGGTAACGAAACCAACTATGTGATGCAGAAGTTTGCACGCGGCGTGCTGCATACCAACAACGTCGACTGCTGTGCGCGTGTTTGCCACGGGCCGTCGGTTGCGGGTTTGCAGGTGACGCTGGGAAATGGTGCGATGAGTAACTCCATCGGCGATATCGAAAATTCAAAATGTCTGTTGGTGTTCGGCTATAACTGCGCCGATTCGCACCCGATTGTGGCGCGTCGCGTCATTAAAGCGAAAGAAAACGGCGCAAAAATCATTGTTTGCGATCCACGTCGCATCGAAACCGCACGCATTGCCGATCAACATTTACAGCTGAAAAACGGCTGCAATATGGCGCTGGTGAATGCGTTTGGCTACGTGCTGCTCGAAGAGAATCTCTACGATACACAGTACGTTGCGAAATTCGCCGAAGGTCTGGATGCTTACCGCGAGGTGGTAAAAGGCTACGCGCCAGAAGACGTTGAGCACCTGACCGGCGTGCCTGCGCATCAAGTGCGCCAGGCGATGCGCACATTTGCCGCAGCCCCTTCCGCCACCATTATGTGGGGCATGGGCGTGACTCAGTTTGGCCAGGCGGTAGATGTCGTCAAAGGGCTTTCAAGCCTTGCGCTGCTGACCGGCAACCTGGGCCGCGAAAACGTCGGTGTTGGCCCGGTACGCGGGCAAAACAACGTGCAGGGCGCGTGCGATATGGGCGTGCTGCCAAACCAGTTCCCGGGTTATCAGGATGTCGTTGACCCGCAAGTGCGTGCCAAATTCGCCAAAGCATGGGGCATCAACGTTGATGATATGGACGACAAAGTCGGCGTGCGTATTACCGAAGTGCCGCATATGGCGATTCACGGCGAGATGAAAGCGTACTACATCATGGGTGAAGATCCGTTGCAGACCGAAGCCGATCTCGGCCTGGTGCGCAAAGGTTTTGAAGCGCTCGATTTTGTGGTGGTGCAAGACATCTTCATGACCAAAACGGCAGAAGTTGCCGACGTTATTTTGCCAGCGACTTCCTGGGGCGAACACGGCGGCGTATTTACCTGCGCCGACCGCGGTTTCCAGCGTTTTGAAAAGGCCATCGAGCCGAAATACAACGTCAAACGTGACTGGGAAATTATCAGCCTGCTCGCCACCGAGATGGGCTACCCGATGCACTATGACAATAACCAGCAAATCTGGGATGAACTGCGCGAGCTTTGCCCGCTGTTCTACGGCGTCACCTGGGAAAAAATGGGTGATATGGGTCACGTGCAATGGCCGTGCCCAACGCTTGATCATCCAGGAACGCCTTATCTCTACAAAGACAGCAAGTTCGATACCCCAACCGGTAAAGGCCAGCTCTTTGCTGCCGAGTGGCGTGCGCCTGCTGAAGTGCCGGATGCCGAATATCCGCTGGTGCTGTGCACCGTGCGTGAAGTCGGCCACTACTCTTGTCGTTCGATGACCGGCAACTGTGCGGCGCTGCAAACCCTGGCCGACGAACCTGGATTTGTGCAAATCAACCCGACGGATGCCGAGCTGCTCAACATCAAAGATAAGCAACTGGTGTGGGTGAGTTCGCGCCGTGGCAAAGTCATTAGCCGTGCGGAAGTGAACGAGCGCATTAACCTCGGCTCGGTTTACATGACGTATCAATGGTGGATTGGCGCGTGTAACGAACTGACGCAAGACAACCTCGACCCGATTTCCAAAACACCGGAAACCAAGTTTTGCGCGGTGAACGTCAGCCAGATTGCCGACCAGCAATGGGCGGAAAATTATGCCCAGACCACCTATAGCGATATGAAAGCGCGTTTGCGCCAGGCTGTAGAGGTTTAA
- a CDS encoding type II toxin-antitoxin system RelE/ParE family toxin, with product MYTILTHEAAAEELVALPSQLRGRMFRLIERLESEGNQLRMPHSRVLGNGLFELRVGDKDIARAVYAFSYGQTIYILHAFTKKTLKTPVNAIEIARIRLKEFMK from the coding sequence ATGTATACAATATTGACGCATGAAGCGGCAGCCGAAGAACTCGTGGCTTTACCCTCGCAATTGCGAGGCCGAATGTTTCGCTTAATTGAACGACTCGAATCCGAAGGAAATCAACTGCGAATGCCTCATAGCCGGGTGCTGGGTAACGGGCTTTTTGAACTGCGAGTGGGTGATAAAGATATTGCTCGCGCGGTCTATGCTTTTAGCTACGGGCAAACCATTTATATCCTGCATGCTTTTACTAAAAAGACGCTCAAAACGCCGGTTAACGCCATTGAAATTGCACGTATAAGGTTGAAGGAGTTTATGAAGTGA
- the hycC gene encoding formate hydrogenlyase subunit 3 — MSAFILIHWALMGFVLSAVLAGITAFNKTLSGVIAGLGGAISSVLVLIAGFDALTGFTGMAQVWQLHLQLNAFNGVWLVTLALPGLFISLFNIDWHRHHAVKANGLLVNLVMAAAVAAVVADNLGMLVVLAEIVALSGYFLTGCQKSGQLWFALGRLGTVLLAIACWMLWKQYGTLSYAELHLITNGAPISSVVWLLGLVGFGLLAGIIPLHGWVPQAHANASAPAAALFSAVVLKIGLYGIMSFSLISNAMPLWWGILVVILGMITAFIGGLYALMEHNINRLLAYHSLENIGIILLGLGVGLMGLALNESTLVALGMIGGLYHLFNHSVFKTTLFLGAGAVWFRTGHRDIEKLGGIGKRMPLISIAMLIGLMAMAALPPLNGFAGEWVIYQSFFHLGTLPLFITRFLGPMLAVGLAITGALAVMCMAKVYGVTFLGAPRTPEAENATSAPFLMNLSVAALAACCVIAGVAAPWLIPLLQNAIPLPLETANTTVSQPMITLLLIASPLLPFILMVIFRGDRLPNRSRGTAWVCGYDHEQAMVITAGGFAQPVKAAFAPLLKLRKTLNPVKWVPGWQCDCLAGTFRRLAMIELAVLLVAVCA, encoded by the coding sequence ATGAGTGCTTTTATCCTGATTCATTGGGCGCTGATGGGATTTGTGCTGAGCGCAGTTCTGGCAGGTATCACGGCATTTAATAAAACCCTGAGCGGAGTGATTGCGGGCCTGGGTGGCGCAATAAGTTCGGTTCTGGTGCTGATTGCCGGTTTCGATGCGTTAACCGGATTTACCGGTATGGCGCAAGTCTGGCAGCTGCATTTACAGCTCAACGCTTTTAATGGTGTGTGGCTGGTGACGCTGGCTCTGCCTGGCCTGTTCATCTCTTTGTTTAACATCGACTGGCATCGCCATCACGCTGTAAAAGCCAATGGCTTGCTGGTGAATCTGGTGATGGCGGCGGCGGTTGCGGCTGTGGTGGCTGATAATCTCGGCATGTTGGTAGTGCTGGCAGAAATCGTCGCGTTGAGCGGCTACTTCCTGACAGGCTGCCAGAAATCCGGGCAGCTTTGGTTTGCACTGGGCCGCCTCGGCACCGTGCTGCTGGCAATCGCATGCTGGATGCTGTGGAAACAGTACGGCACGTTGAGCTATGCCGAATTGCACCTGATAACCAACGGCGCACCGATTAGCTCCGTAGTCTGGCTGCTGGGTCTGGTGGGTTTTGGTTTGCTGGCAGGCATTATCCCGCTTCACGGCTGGGTGCCGCAGGCTCACGCCAACGCTTCTGCTCCGGCTGCGGCGCTGTTCTCCGCGGTGGTGCTGAAAATTGGCCTGTACGGCATCATGAGTTTCTCGCTCATCAGCAATGCAATGCCGTTGTGGTGGGGCATTCTGGTCGTCATTCTGGGGATGATTACTGCGTTTATCGGCGGCCTGTACGCGCTGATGGAGCACAACATCAACCGCCTGCTGGCTTATCACTCGCTGGAAAACATCGGCATTATTCTGCTTGGCCTCGGCGTTGGCCTGATGGGCCTGGCATTAAACGAATCTACGCTGGTTGCGCTGGGCATGATTGGTGGTTTGTATCACCTGTTCAACCATAGCGTGTTCAAAACCACGTTGTTCCTCGGCGCTGGCGCAGTCTGGTTCCGCACCGGTCATCGCGATATCGAAAAGCTGGGTGGGATTGGCAAGCGTATGCCGCTGATTTCTATTGCCATGCTGATCGGCCTGATGGCGATGGCGGCTCTGCCTCCGCTGAACGGTTTTGCTGGCGAATGGGTGATTTACCAGTCGTTCTTCCACCTCGGCACCTTGCCGCTGTTTATCACTCGCTTCTTAGGCCCGATGCTGGCTGTAGGCCTGGCGATTACCGGCGCGCTGGCGGTGATGTGTATGGCGAAAGTGTATGGCGTGACCTTCCTTGGCGCACCGCGTACCCCAGAGGCTGAAAACGCCACGTCCGCACCGTTCCTGATGAACCTGAGCGTGGCGGCACTCGCAGCATGTTGTGTGATTGCCGGTGTCGCAGCGCCATGGCTGATTCCGCTGTTGCAGAACGCCATTCCTCTGCCGCTGGAAACCGCAAACACCACCGTTTCACAACCGATGATCACCCTGCTGCTGATTGCCAGCCCACTGCTGCCATTCATTCTGATGGTGATTTTCCGTGGCGATCGTCTGCCAAACCGCTCGCGCGGCACGGCCTGGGTTTGTGGCTACGACCACGAACAAGCGATGGTGATTACTGCGGGTGGTTTTGCTCAACCAGTAAAAGCGGCGTTCGCGCCACTGCTGAAACTGCGCAAAACCCTGAACCCGGTGAAGTGGGTGCCTGGCTGGCAGTGTGATTGCCTTGCCGGTACGTTCCGTCGCCTGGCAATGATCGAACTGGCCGTGTTGCTGGTTGCGGTTTGCGCTTAA
- a CDS encoding hydrogenase large subunit — protein sequence MSEEKIGQHYLAALHKQFPHAVIDEAWQTKDQITVTVKLNMLPEVVEWLYYQQGGWLSVLFGNDERQLCGNYAVYYVLSMESGVKCWITVRVEVDADKPEFPSVTPRVPAAVWGEREVRDMYGLQPVGLPDERRLVLPDDWPDDLYPLRKDSMDYRQRPAPTSDQETYEFINELGSKKNNVVPIGPLHVTSDEPGHFRLFVDGENIIDADYRLFYVHRGMEKLAETRMGYNEVTFLSDRVCGICGFAHSTAYTTSVENAMGIVVPERAQMIRAILLEVERLHSHLLNLGLACHFVGFDSGFMQFFRVREMSMKMAEILTGARKTYGLNLIGGIRRDLLKDDMIQTRQLAQQMRREVKDLVDILMSTPNIEQRTVGIGRLDPQIARDFSNVGPMVRASGHARDTRADHPFVGYGLLPMEVHSETGCDVLSRLKVRINEVYTALNMIDFGLDNLPGGPLAVDGFTYIPNRFALGFSEAPRGDDIHWSMTGDNQKLYRWRCRAATYANWPTLRYMLRGNTVSDAPLIIGSLDPCYSCTDRMTVVDVRKRKTKVVPYKELERYSIERTNSPLK from the coding sequence ATGTCTGAAGAAAAGATTGGCCAACATTATCTCGCGGCGCTGCATAAGCAATTTCCTCATGCGGTGATCGACGAAGCGTGGCAGACCAAAGACCAAATCACCGTCACCGTGAAGCTCAATATGCTGCCAGAAGTGGTGGAGTGGCTTTACTACCAACAGGGCGGCTGGTTATCCGTGCTGTTCGGTAACGATGAGCGCCAACTGTGCGGCAACTATGCGGTGTATTACGTGCTTTCGATGGAAAGCGGCGTGAAATGCTGGATTACCGTGCGCGTAGAAGTTGACGCCGACAAACCGGAATTCCCGTCCGTTACGCCACGCGTGCCTGCTGCGGTTTGGGGCGAGCGCGAAGTGCGTGATATGTACGGCCTGCAACCTGTAGGTTTGCCGGATGAGCGCCGTTTAGTGCTGCCAGATGATTGGCCAGATGACCTGTATCCACTGCGTAAAGACAGTATGGATTACCGTCAGCGCCCTGCCCCAACCAGCGATCAGGAAACTTACGAGTTCATCAACGAACTGGGCAGCAAAAAGAACAACGTGGTGCCGATTGGCCCACTGCACGTAACCAGCGATGAACCCGGCCACTTCCGCCTGTTCGTTGATGGCGAAAACATTATCGACGCCGATTACCGCCTGTTCTACGTCCACCGTGGCATGGAAAAACTGGCCGAAACCCGCATGGGCTACAACGAAGTCACCTTCTTGTCTGACCGTGTTTGCGGTATTTGCGGCTTCGCCCACTCCACCGCATATACCACGTCGGTAGAAAATGCGATGGGTATCGTGGTGCCAGAACGCGCCCAGATGATCCGCGCCATCTTGCTGGAAGTTGAACGTCTGCACAGCCACCTGCTGAACCTCGGCCTGGCTTGCCACTTTGTTGGCTTCGACTCAGGCTTTATGCAGTTCTTCCGCGTGCGTGAGATGTCGATGAAAATGGCAGAAATCCTCACCGGGGCGCGTAAAACTTACGGCCTGAACCTGATCGGCGGGATTCGTCGCGATCTGTTGAAAGACGACATGATCCAGACGCGCCAGCTCGCCCAGCAGATGCGCCGCGAAGTGAAAGATCTGGTCGATATCCTGATGAGCACGCCAAACATCGAACAGCGTACCGTCGGCATTGGCCGCCTGGACCCGCAAATCGCCCGCGATTTCAGTAACGTCGGTCCAATGGTTCGCGCCAGCGGTCACGCCCGTGACACTCGTGCCGATCACCCGTTTGTCGGTTACGGTTTGCTGCCGATGGAAGTTCACAGCGAAACTGGCTGCGATGTGCTGTCGCGCCTGAAAGTGCGTATCAACGAGGTTTATACCGCGCTGAATATGATTGATTTCGGCCTCGATAACTTGCCTGGCGGCCCGCTGGCAGTCGACGGTTTCACCTATATTCCAAACCGTTTCGCGCTTGGTTTCTCTGAAGCTCCACGCGGCGATGATATTCACTGGTCGATGACTGGCGATAACCAGAAGCTGTACCGCTGGCGTTGCCGCGCGGCGACGTATGCCAACTGGCCGACACTGCGTTACATGCTGCGTGGCAATACCGTTTCTGATGCGCCTTTGATCATCGGCAGCCTGGACCCTTGCTACTCCTGTACCGACCGCATGACGGTGGTCGATGTGCGTAAGCGCAAGACCAAAGTGGTGCCGTACAAAGAGCTTGAGCGTTACAGCATTGAACGCACCAATTCGCCGCTGAAATAG
- a CDS encoding respiratory chain complex I subunit 1 family protein codes for MNTIFFSLIQALVLFAVAPLLSGITRVTRARMHNRRGPGVMQEYRDLFKLFSRQSVAPAASGWVFRLMPFVMVGVMLTIATALPVVTLYSPLPSLGDLITLIYLFAIARFFFAIAGLDTGSPFTGIGASREAMLGVLVEPILILGLWVAAQVAGSTHISNIASTIYHWPTAQSLTLILALAACAFATFIEMGKLPFDLAEAEQELQEGPLTEYSGAGFAVLKWGISLKQLVVLQMFVGVFLPWGQMSEFSWGGLVIALVLAAVKLVLGVLIIALFENSMARLRMLETSRITWAGFGFAFLAFVSLLAA; via the coding sequence ATGAATACCATTTTCTTTTCGTTGATTCAGGCGCTGGTGTTATTTGCCGTCGCGCCACTGTTGTCCGGTATTACCCGCGTGACTCGCGCCCGCATGCACAACCGCCGTGGGCCTGGCGTGATGCAGGAATATCGTGACCTGTTCAAATTATTCAGCCGCCAGAGCGTGGCACCAGCCGCATCCGGCTGGGTGTTCCGCCTGATGCCGTTTGTGATGGTTGGCGTGATGCTGACGATTGCCACCGCACTGCCGGTGGTGACGCTGTATTCACCGCTGCCGTCGCTGGGCGATTTGATAACGCTCATCTATCTGTTCGCCATCGCCCGTTTCTTCTTTGCGATTGCAGGTCTCGACACCGGTAGCCCGTTTACCGGCATCGGTGCCAGCCGTGAAGCGATGCTCGGCGTGCTGGTTGAGCCCATCCTGATTCTGGGACTGTGGGTTGCCGCGCAAGTGGCAGGTAGCACGCACATCAGCAATATCGCTTCCACCATTTATCACTGGCCGACCGCGCAAAGCTTAACGCTGATTCTGGCGCTCGCCGCCTGCGCCTTCGCCACATTTATCGAAATGGGCAAACTGCCGTTTGACCTCGCAGAAGCCGAGCAAGAGTTGCAGGAAGGCCCATTGACCGAATACAGCGGTGCGGGTTTTGCAGTGCTGAAATGGGGTATTTCCCTCAAGCAATTGGTTGTGCTGCAAATGTTCGTCGGCGTGTTCCTGCCATGGGGCCAGATGAGCGAATTTAGCTGGGGCGGCCTTGTCATCGCGCTGGTTCTGGCAGCCGTCAAGCTGGTGCTTGGCGTGCTGATTATCGCGCTGTTCGAAAACAGCATGGCGCGTTTACGCATGCTGGAAACCTCGCGCATTACCTGGGCCGGTTTTGGCTTTGCCTTTTTAGCCTTCGTCTCCTTGCTGGCGGCGTGA
- a CDS encoding formate hydrogenlyase maturation HycH family protein, with protein sequence MSESVVFCQLSRKFVDENDNTPSDAQQVVYYSLAIGHHLGVIDCLKENLVCSYEPYKAWIATLEEGSEARRKMEGVPRYGEIVIDQSHVVLLAKAFDAAKPTQTEQQQEWSQELLDMLQAIQQEPAIYLMVRRRYD encoded by the coding sequence ATGAGCGAGTCGGTGGTGTTTTGCCAGCTTAGCCGTAAGTTTGTCGATGAAAACGACAACACACCGAGTGATGCGCAACAGGTGGTTTATTACAGCCTGGCAATCGGCCACCATCTCGGCGTTATCGACTGCCTGAAAGAGAACCTGGTTTGCTCGTATGAGCCTTACAAAGCGTGGATTGCCACGCTTGAAGAAGGCAGCGAAGCACGGCGCAAAATGGAAGGTGTGCCGCGTTACGGTGAAATCGTTATCGACCAGAGCCATGTGGTTTTACTGGCAAAAGCGTTTGATGCCGCCAAACCGACGCAAACCGAGCAGCAGCAAGAATGGAGCCAGGAACTGCTCGACATGCTGCAAGCCATTCAACAAGAACCCGCTATCTATTTGATGGTTCGGAGGCGTTATGACTAA
- the hydN gene encoding electron transport protein HydN encodes MNRFIIADSSKCIGCRTCEVACVVSHQEAQDCAALTPQTFLPRIHVIKGVNVSTATMCRQCEDAPCANVCPNGAISREHGFVNVMQERCIGCKTCVVACPYGAMEVVVRPVVRNSGAGLNVMAEKAEANKCDLCHTRASGPACMEACPTNAIICVDRNKLEQMSAEKRRRAAFDATSSLIF; translated from the coding sequence ATGAACCGCTTCATCATTGCTGATTCGAGCAAATGTATTGGCTGTCGCACTTGCGAAGTGGCCTGTGTCGTGTCCCACCAGGAAGCGCAGGATTGCGCGGCATTAACACCGCAAACTTTCCTGCCACGTATTCACGTGATTAAAGGCGTGAATGTTTCTACCGCGACGATGTGCCGTCAGTGCGAAGACGCACCGTGTGCCAACGTCTGCCCTAACGGCGCTATCAGCCGCGAGCATGGATTTGTGAATGTGATGCAAGAACGCTGCATCGGCTGCAAAACTTGTGTGGTTGCTTGCCCGTACGGCGCAATGGAAGTGGTTGTTCGTCCGGTTGTGCGCAACAGCGGCGCGGGTCTTAACGTGATGGCTGAAAAAGCCGAAGCGAATAAATGCGACCTTTGCCACACCCGCGCATCAGGCCCGGCCTGTATGGAAGCCTGCCCAACTAACGCCATTATCTGCGTTGATCGCAACAAACTTGAACAAATGAGTGCCGAAAAACGCCGTCGTGCTGCGTTTGATGCCACTTCATCTTTGATTTTCTAA
- the hycI gene encoding hydrogenase maturation peptidase HycI, giving the protein MTNRNVLLCVGNTMMGDDGAGPLLAEKCQAAPQGDWVVIDGGTAPENDVVAIRELRPDRLLLVDATDMGLNPGEIRIIDPDDIAEMFMMTTHNMPLNYLIDQLKEDVGEVIFLGIQPDIVGFYYPMTDAVKAAVETVYQSLAGWEGKGGFADLEAPEFE; this is encoded by the coding sequence ATGACTAACAGAAACGTACTATTGTGCGTCGGCAACACCATGATGGGTGACGATGGCGCAGGCCCGCTACTTGCCGAGAAATGCCAGGCCGCCCCACAAGGCGACTGGGTGGTTATCGACGGCGGCACCGCCCCTGAAAACGATGTGGTCGCGATTCGTGAATTGCGCCCGGATAGATTGCTGCTGGTCGATGCGACGGATATGGGCCTGAACCCTGGCGAAATCCGTATCATCGACCCGGACGATATCGCCGAAATGTTTATGATGACCACCCACAACATGCCACTCAACTACCTGATTGATCAGTTGAAAGAAGATGTTGGCGAGGTGATTTTCTTAGGTATTCAGCCCGATATCGTCGGCTTCTACTACCCGATGACCGACGCGGTAAAAGCGGCAGTTGAGACGGTATATCAAAGCCTGGCTGGTTGGGAAGGAAAAGGCGGTTTCGCGGATTTGGAAGCGCCAGAGTTCGAGTAA